One segment of Rosa chinensis cultivar Old Blush chromosome 6, RchiOBHm-V2, whole genome shotgun sequence DNA contains the following:
- the LOC112170840 gene encoding receptor-like protein 6 translates to MGLSLSLWTSRMLSKRVILFMFHILVIANSLHSLQQPSSSCHDEESFALLQFKQSFVINESASVGEGAYPKVLSWKPAAAKGCCSWDGVECDEKTGRVIGLDLSSSCLSGFISSNNTLFHLVYLQSLNLADNDFNQSQIPNTIRNFPMLRYLNLSGSFFSGQIPSEISHLPKLLSLDLSSSIYRSNGERSLKLNQSDLRRLVQNLTSLEKLHLSSVTISAPVPDSIANLSLLTSLLLEKCELLGEFPVSILKLQNLKFLNVEANPDLTVSLPVFQQTSPLMSLRVSGTRFSGDLPSSIEKLDSLIELVASGCNFSGLLPSSLGNLRHLVYLDLSNNTLSGSIPDSLATLTQLSHLSLNDNQFSGYIPSSLGNLTQLTELDLSGNDFGGYIPSSIGNLNQLVRLSLSMNQLTGPIPSSLGNLSKLANLDLSSNNLHSSIPESLSNLSNLEMLHLESNSLSGKVNFNMFLKLQNLVRLHLSGNKLELLLEETRFMNATTTFAKFVALGLGSCNITEFPSFLRYQQNLRWLDLAENGMHGQVPRWMWNVSTESLTLMNISHNFLSGFDHPPVVLSWSGLQMLDLSYNMIQGSVLIPSPSIEYYLISDNGLSGQVSPLICTLTSLKYLDLSNNKLSGMLPQCLGNFSDNLRVLDLRKNSFEGHLPQTYTRNLTMFDVSDNKLQGILPRSLANCVMLQFLVLSNNEFNDVFPFWLGTLPELKLLAMHQNAFHGVIRKPEKNLDHFLELRILDLSANNFSGNFPFEYIFSGNAIKGTDSYRFRYMRLNTSSDYGYGPYVGGYCSFTLTNKGVNIFYPKIPENLAAIDISSNRFEGRVPEFIGTLTGLRLLNMSNNILTGLIPSSLGKLKLLESLDLSQNKLSGEIPPQLTQISFLSKFNVSHNNLSGPIPLGTQFATFDSTSYEGNLGLCGDPLPKKCGNEAPRLIPSTEEENGSDFGNELDWKFVLAGSVSGLLVGVVLADVLVTRKREYFLKIVGMLIRLMKKEK, encoded by the coding sequence ATGGGGCTATCACTGAGCTTGTGGACTAGTCGCATGCTTTCGAAACGAGTAATTCTCTTCATGTTTCATATCTTGGTTATTGCCAACTCTTTACACTCTCTGCAGCAGCCATCATCTTCCTGCCATGACGAGGAGAGCTTCGCCTTGCTCCAGTTTAAGCAAAGCTTTGTCATCAACGAATCTGCTTCTGTTGGTGAGGGTGCTTATCCAAAGGTTTTGTCATGGAAACCAGCTGCTGCTAAAGGATGCTGCTCATGGGACGGGGTCGAGTGTGATGAGAAGACAGGTCGTGTGATTGGACTTGATCTTAGTAGTAGCTGTCTCTCCGGCTTTATCAGCTCCAACAACACCCTCTTCCACCTTGTTTATCTTCAGAGCCTGAACCTTGCCGACAATGACTTCAATCAATCTCAAATTCCTAATACCATCAGGAATTTTCCAATGCTCCGTTATCTTAACCTTTCTGGCAGTTTCTTTTCTGGTCAAATCCCATCTGAAATTTCTCACTTGCCCAAATTGTTGTCGCTGGATCTATCCTCCAGTATTTATAGGAGTAACGGTGAAAGATCACTGAAGCTAAACCAGTCTGATCTAAGAAGGCTAGTTCAAAACTTAACTAGTCTAGAAAAGCTTCATCTCAGCTCCGTCACCATTTCTGCACCAGTACCGGATTCCATTGCAAATTTATCATTACTGACATCTCTCCTCCTAGAGAAATGTGAGCTTCTAGGCGAATTCCCGGTGAGTATTTTGAAATTACAGAATTTAAAATTTCTTAATGTAGAAGCCAATCCAGATCTCACAGTTTCTTTGCCAGTATTTCAACAAACTAGTCCTCTCATGTCACTGAGAGTTTCCGGAACAAGGTTTTCAGGAGACCTCCCTTCTTCAATTGAAAAGCTTGATTCATTGATTGAGTTAGTTGCTAGTGGATGCAATTTTTCAGGGTTGCTTCCATCTTCACTTGGTAATCTTAGGCACCTGGTTTATTTAGACCTTTCAAATAACACACTTTCTGGCTCAATCCCTGATTCTTTGGCGACCCTTACCCAACTGTCACATCTGTCACTTAATGATAATCAGTTCAGTGGTTACATCCCATCTTCTCTAGGAAACCTTACCCAGCTCACTGAGTTAGACCTTTCTGGTAATGATTTCGGGGGTTACATCCCGTCTTCCATTGGAAATCTCAACCAGCTCGTAAGACTTTCGCTTTCTATGAATCAATTAACTGGGCCAATCCCCTCTTCACTAGGAAATCTTAGCAAGCTAGCTAACTTAGATCTTTCGTCAAATAATTTGCACAGTTCCATTCCTGAGTCCTTATCCAATCTCTCGAATCTCGAGATGCTTCATCTAGAGAGTAATAGTCTGAGCGGAAAAGTGAATTTCAACATGTTTCTAAAGCTGCAAAATCTCGTCAGACTGCATTTATCTGGAAATAAATTGGAATTATTGCTCGAAGAGACAAGATTTATGAATGCAACAACAACTTTTGCAAAGTTCGTAGCTCTGGGATTGGGTTCTTGCAACATAACAGAGTTCCCAAGTTTCCTAAGATATCAACAAAATTTGCGATGGCTGGATCTTGCTGAAAATGGAATGCACGGCCAAGTACCGAGATGGATGTGGAATGTAAGCACAGAAAGTTTGACACTCATGAACATTTCTCATAACTTCCTTTCTGGCTTTGACCATCCTCCAGTTGTTCTTTCGTGGAGCGGCCTACAAATGTTGGATCTTTCGTACAACATGATTCAGGGATCAGTACTGATACCTTCACCATCCATCGAGTACTATCTAATTTCAGACAACGGGCTAAGTGGACAAGTTTCACCTTTGATTTGCACTCTGACTTCTCTGAAGTACCTTGATTTGTCAAACAACAAGTTGAGTGGGATGCTTCCGCAGTGTCTCGGGAACTTCAGTGATAATTTGCGAGTTCTAGACCTTAGAAAGAACTCTTTTGAAGGCCATCTCCCGCAAACATACACGAGAAATTTGACGATGTTTGATGTTAGTGATAACAAATTGCAGGGGATATTACCAAGGTCGTTGGCGAATTGTGTGATGCTCCAGTTTCTTGTTCTGTCAAACAATGAATTCAATGATGTTTTCCCCTTTTGGTTGGGGACTCTCCCGGAGTTGAAACTTTTGGCAATGCATCAGAATGCGTTCCACGGTGTGATTAGGAAACCTGAAAAGAATCTTGATCATTTTCTTGAGTTGCGCATTCTTGATCTATCTGCTAATAATTTCTCAGGCAACTTCCCCTTTGAATACATCTTCTCTGGAAATGCAATCAAAGGTACCGATTCGTATCGGTTCAGATACATGAGGTTGAATACAAGCTCAGATTATGGTTATGGTCCATATGTTGGCGGGTATTGCTCCTTCACATTGACAAATAAAGGTGTGAACATATTCTATCCCAAGATTCCAGAGAACTTGGCAGCCATTGACATCTCAAGCAACAGATTTGAAGGGAGGGTTCCTGAATTCATTGGGACCCTGACGGGGCTTCGTTTGCTCaatatgtccaacaacatacTCACTGGTTTGATCCCCTCATCCTTGGGAAAATTAAAGTTGCTTGAATCGTTGGACCTTTCACAGAACAAACTCTCAGGGGAGATCCCTCCACAACTGACACAAATTTCATTCCTTTCAAAATTCAATGTCTCTCACAACAATCTCAGTGGTCCTATTCCTCTTGGAACCCAGTTTGCTACATTTGACAGCACTTCATATGAAGGAAACCTGGGGTTGTGTGGAGATCCACTGCCAAAGAAATGTGGCAATGAAGCTCCTCGATTGATACCttcaacagaagaagaaaatggttcTGATTTTGGAAATGAATTGGATTGGAAATTTGTTCTGGCAGGATCTGTGAGTGGGTTGCTAGTTGGAGTGGTTCTTGCAGACGTCCTCGTCACAAGGAAGCGCGAGTATTTCCTTAAGATTGTGGGGATGCTAATCAGActaatgaaaaaggaaaagtgA